The proteins below are encoded in one region of Telopea speciosissima isolate NSW1024214 ecotype Mountain lineage chromosome 10, Tspe_v1, whole genome shotgun sequence:
- the LOC122641773 gene encoding uncharacterized protein LOC122641773: protein MPSLSGFDLLSKIISNARCKNIPIVMMSSHDFTMMSSHDSLGIVLQCMLKGATDFLMKSVRNNKLRNLWQHVWRKYRATLETVSDNFAAINHGSSSGGKGYGTGDGFDKEIDSQRSCCNTEVKNGGALKLKENPESENGNLVQEIDYELTELQCKKATEEEINVSLSIQAADSTRNILKLNGFYNGSLCSTEIRASSSGKEVATLDSEHLDRMGGTNEPSKEIIDFIGATITEQNKFPIMEDKDHAEDIFCKNEKPSVVKRSTLNSGSSQLWELSLWGP from the exons ATGCCTTCCCTCTCCGGGTTCGATCTTCTTTCCAAGATCATAAGCAATGCGAGATGCAAAAATATTCCTATAGTCA TGATGTCTTCTCACGATTTCACAATGATGTCTTCTCACGATTCCCTTGGCATTGTGTTACAATGCATGTTGAAGGGTGCTACAGACTTCCTAATGAAGTCAGTTAGAAATAACAAACTAAGAAATTTATGGCAGCATGTCTGGAGGAAGTATCGT GCTACACTTGAGACTGTGTCCGACAATTTTGCTGCTATCAATCATGGAAGTTCAAGTGGTGGTAAGGGATATGGGACTGGGGATGGTTTTGATAAAGAAATTGATTCTCAG AGATCTTGTTGTAACACAGAAGTGAAAAATGGAGGTGCACTGAAGCTAAAGGAGAATCCTGAAAGTGAAAATGGGAATTTGGTTCAAGAAATTGATTATGAATTGACAGAGCTCCAATGCA AGAAGGCAACAGAGGAAGAAATAAATGTATCTCTATCTATTCAAGCGGCAGATTCAACTCGAAATATTTTGAAGCTCAATGGTTTCTATAATGGATCCCTATGTAGCACGGAAATCCGAGCTTCTTCCAGTGGTAAGGAGGTTGccactcttgattctgagcatcTTGATCGAATGGGGGGAACAAATGAACCTTCAAAAGAAATTATTGATTTCATTGGGGCAACAATCACTGAACAAAACAAGTTTCCCATCATGGAAGACAAAGATCATGCAGAAGATATCTTCTGTAAAAATGAGAAACCCTCAGTTGTAAAGAGAAGCACACTTAATTCTGGTTCCTCACAGTTGTGGGAGCTTTCTTTATGGGGACCATGA
- the LOC122643698 gene encoding two-component response regulator-like PRR37, which yields MDQIFQGRYNTSPHWLSCVNPQTRISGSNGCNDDTSAAINTGTSLDSRNGDGFQNGNGKGLDLSCSRREAALIRFHLKRKDRCFGKKVRYYGRKELAEHRPRMKGRFVRQAVAEISESNDRVKPFTQFEIL from the exons ATGGATCAGATTTTTCAAG gGAGATACAATACTAGTCCACATTGGCTATCATGTGTGAATCCACAAACAAGGATTAGTGGGAGTAATGGCTGCAATGATGATACAAGTGCAGCCATCAACACAGGAACTTCTCTTGATAGCAGGAATGGAGATGGTTTCCAAAACGGTAATGGCAAAGGTCTGGACCTTAGCTGTTCTCGACGTGAGGCTGCATTGATCAGATTCCACCTGAAACGCAAGGATAGATGTTTTGGGAAAAAG GTTAGGTATTATGGAAGAAAAGAGCTGGCAGAGCATCGCCCACGCATGAAGGGGAGATTTGTGCGTCAAGCAGTAGCCGAGATTTCAGAATCAAATGATCGAGTAAAGCCATTTACCCAATTTGAAATATTGTGA